The nucleotide window AAAATGTTGTAAACTTTTTAATAATGGCTTTTGTTATTTTCTTAATGGTAAAAGCTATAAATAAATTGAGAAAACCTGCTAAAGAAGTTGCAGAAGAAATCGTTGAAGAAGTTCCTTCAAAAGAAGAAAAATTACTGACTGAAATAAGAGATATACTTAAAAGCAAATAAAGATACTGAATTTATATTTACAAAAAAATCGACCCCTTTCGTGAATAATAATCCGAAGGGGGTTTTATAATATTTATTTTTATAATTATATTTAAAATTGGTATCATTGACTTTCTATTTATTTCGTGATAAATCTATATTTCATTTTTTTCAAACTTTATCCCCTGATCCATTGCAGCGAACACACATCCGCAATAGCACTGTCTATAAACATCGTATTCTTTGCATATCTCTACAGAACGGCTGTAACCGTTATTTTTCTTGAAATCCGACGGCAAATATTTCACATCAAAAATCTCCTGAACTTCAAGTCCGATATTATTAATAAGTTCACTGTTTTTTTTCGGACTCAATGTCAAAGCACTTCCGAAATAATCATACCCCAGTTCCTGAGCTCTTCGTGCAACAATATCAAGCCGCATTTGAAAACACACTGTACATCTCGCTCCGCCTTCTTTTTCTCTTTCCAGTCCTCTTACTTTCCTGAAAAAATCCACAGGCTTATATTCATCTTCTATAAAGCCCACGTTATTGCCTGTTCTTTTATTAAATTCCTCGATAAATTCTTTTTGAACTAATGCCCGTTTTCTGTACTCGGCTTCGAGGTGAATATTGGAATTTGCAAACAATATAGTTACATCGGCATATTGAGTCATAAACTCGAGAGTATAAGTACTGCACGGAGCACAACAGCTGTGCAGCAGTATTTTAGGTCTTAATTCTCTGCTTTTCCAGTCGGAAATGAGCTTTGTCAATATTGTGTGATAGTTTATTTTTTGATTGGGATTCATTCTGCTTAAAATATCTTTTGCATCTTTTATATCCTTTTCGTCTAACAAAGTATACTCCTTATAATTTCTGTTATTTTTTAACGTTTTTATACTCTTCTAAAGCTTTTTTCAATACTTTCATTCCATTTTCTATTTCTGTCAGATTGTGAGTGCAGAAAGAAAATCTTGCTTCTTTCATTCCTTTTCCTTCTTCAGAGTAAAATCCCGGTCCCGGTGCAAACATCAATGTCTGATTTTTATATCTGTATTCTGTCAAAAGCCAAACTACAAATTTTTCGATGTCGTCTACAGGAAGTTCCGCAAATATGTAAAAAGCACTGTCAGGTTTAAAGGAAATAACTCCCGGCATTTCTTTCAAGTGATTATACATCAAATCTCTTCTTACTTTATACTCAAGTTTAACATTGTCAATGTACGTATCTAGAGTATTTATCAGATTTGTACTTGCAAACTGTTCGATTGTCGAAACAGCAAGCCTTGCCTGACATAATTTAAGGGCCTGTGCGATAAATTCTTTATTTTTTGAAGCGACTACCCCTATTCTTGCTCCACATGCACTGTAATGTTTGGAAATACTGTCTATCAATATAGTTCTGTCACTGACTTCAGGCACTGTCATAAATGATTTATACTCTATATCGTCATCATATATAAACTGTCTGTAAACTTCATCAGTAATTATATATAAATTATGCTCCAGAGAAATTTCTTTAATCATTTCCATTTCTTTATTTGTAAAAACTATCCCTGTAGGATTGCTCGGATTGGAAAACATAATCGCCTTAGTTTTCGGAGTTATGAGTTTTACTATTTCTTCTTTTTCAGGCAAGTGATAATTATTTTCAATAGTAGTTTTTATAGGTACCAAAACTGCTCCTGCAGATTTTAAAAAACTGTCATAGTTTGAATAATAAGGCTCAGGAACCAAAACTTCATCTCCAGGATTACATATAGTCTGGAGTGTTATCTGAATAGCTTCACTTCCTCCGTTAGTTATAAGGATTTCTCCCGGTAAAATATTCATTCCTGAACTTATATATGATTTTGAAAACGAATCTATAAGTTCGGCTAATCCTGCAGAATTTGCATATTTTACAATTTTTTCCTTATAGTTGTTCAATCCGTCAAAAAATGTATCCGGAGTCTGAACATCAGGTTGCCCTATGTGAAGTTCATACACTCTTACTCCTTCTTTTTTAGCTGCATCTGCATAAGGTACAAGTTTTCTTATCGGTGAGTATTGCATACTCAAAATTCTGTTTGAAAATTCCATTTTATATTAACAATAAAGACAAAGAATTATATACACACACTGAAAGCTGACAAAGTTTAAAAAATGCAGTTAGCAGGAATATGAATTTTATTGACACCCTTAAATTCTCTATCTTTATTCTCCTTTCTATTTATATTTTTCGTTTAATGCTTTTAATATCGAATAAGTTTCCAAATCCATTTTTCCGTCAAATAATTCAGGTCTGAAATGATGTTGGAAAGCTCTTATTACATTTTGTGTCTGTTTATCCCACTGATTTGTTATCTCAATAGAATATCCGAATTTTTTAAGTTCTTTTTGGACTTCCGACACAGGTAAAGCATAAAAAGTCTGTATATACTGATTTTTAAAGGATTCTTTTACAGCATCATCATACCACATTCCTATATTGTAATCGGTATAAAGTTTTTTCCAAGGCATAAGCGGTCCCGGATCCTGCTTTCTCTGAGGAGCGATGTCCGAATGTCCTAAAATATTTGTCGCAGGAATCTGATATTTTTCCGATAAATATTTTATCAACACCGCAAGTTCTTTAATCTGAAAATCTTTATAAGGAACGAACTCATTTTCTTTTATATATCCGGGATTTACTATTTCTATTCCTAAAGAACTGTCATTCAGATTCTTTGAAGTTTTCCATTCACTTACTCCGGCATGCCATGCTCTTCGGTTCTCATCAACTAAAGCATAAACAGGATCTTTTTCCTCATCGGATATTAAAAAATGGGCACTGACTTCCTGAGTAGTCAAAACTTCCAACGAACGGTTTCTGTCCAATGCCGTATAATGAACTATTATAAATCTTTCTCTGAAATTCTGTCCTTTTGAATTATATTCTCTGTCCAGAGTTATTTTTCCCGCATCGTTACTTATAACTTCTGTAGTCTTTTTTACTGCAGGAGGTCTCTGAATATCTTTGGACATATCTTTATTTTGTGAATAACTTACGTTTGCCAAACATAATATTGAGCATAAAAACAATATTTTTTTTATATTTTTTTCTATATTTTAATCACTCTCCCCAAAAGTTTTATTTTTAGACATTATCATAAATATTATGGCCGATATTCCGATTATCAGCCTTATAATCCCGTTTATTCCTGAATCAAAATCAACCCAAATTAAAATCGCACATACAAGATTTAAAATCGAAATTATGATTAAAAATATATTTTTAGTATCAAAAAAGTAAAATATATTCATAATAGCTGCAAAAATAAAAGCAACTCTTA belongs to Pseudoleptotrichia goodfellowii and includes:
- a CDS encoding N-acetylmuramoyl-L-alanine amidase, encoding MANVSYSQNKDMSKDIQRPPAVKKTTEVISNDAGKITLDREYNSKGQNFRERFIIVHYTALDRNRSLEVLTTQEVSAHFLISDEEKDPVYALVDENRRAWHAGVSEWKTSKNLNDSSLGIEIVNPGYIKENEFVPYKDFQIKELAVLIKYLSEKYQIPATNILGHSDIAPQRKQDPGPLMPWKKLYTDYNIGMWYDDAVKESFKNQYIQTFYALPVSEVQKELKKFGYSIEITNQWDKQTQNVIRAFQHHFRPELFDGKMDLETYSILKALNEKYK
- a CDS encoding pyridoxal phosphate-dependent aminotransferase, producing the protein MEFSNRILSMQYSPIRKLVPYADAAKKEGVRVYELHIGQPDVQTPDTFFDGLNNYKEKIVKYANSAGLAELIDSFSKSYISSGMNILPGEILITNGGSEAIQITLQTICNPGDEVLVPEPYYSNYDSFLKSAGAVLVPIKTTIENNYHLPEKEEIVKLITPKTKAIMFSNPSNPTGIVFTNKEMEMIKEISLEHNLYIITDEVYRQFIYDDDIEYKSFMTVPEVSDRTILIDSISKHYSACGARIGVVASKNKEFIAQALKLCQARLAVSTIEQFASTNLINTLDTYIDNVKLEYKVRRDLMYNHLKEMPGVISFKPDSAFYIFAELPVDDIEKFVVWLLTEYRYKNQTLMFAPGPGFYSEEGKGMKEARFSFCTHNLTEIENGMKVLKKALEEYKNVKK
- a CDS encoding epoxyqueuosine reductase QueH; translation: MLDEKDIKDAKDILSRMNPNQKINYHTILTKLISDWKSRELRPKILLHSCCAPCSTYTLEFMTQYADVTILFANSNIHLEAEYRKRALVQKEFIEEFNKRTGNNVGFIEDEYKPVDFFRKVRGLEREKEGGARCTVCFQMRLDIVARRAQELGYDYFGSALTLSPKKNSELINNIGLEVQEIFDVKYLPSDFKKNNGYSRSVEICKEYDVYRQCYCGCVFAAMDQGIKFEKNEI